CCGGAGCATCCGAATGCGTTCGAACCGGGCAAGCGCCCGTTCCACACCATTATCCCTGCCTTTGCCTTCAAAAAGGACATGCCGGGCTGCCAGGTGCGCGCCGTGGCGCCGGAAGTGGCCTGCCCGTATGAGCCTTGGCTCAGCTTCGGCCTGATGGGCGGCGGCATGCAGCCACAAGGGCATGTGCAGATCATCCTCAACCTGATCGATTTTGATATGGGCCTGCAGGAAGCCGGCGATGCGGCGCGCTGGGAACATCGCGGCGGCTGTGAGCCGACCGACGACCTGACCGGCGATGCCTGCGAGACCGATATGGGCGTGGTTCATCTTGAAAGCGGGATTCCGGTTGAATCCCGCCTGGAGCTGGAACGCCGCGGCCACACGGTTGAGTGCTGCCGCGCCAATGGCGGCGGCTATCAGGCGATCATGCGCGACTTCGAAAGCGGCGCCTGGATCGCAGCCACAGAGATGCGCAAGGATGGCAACGCCGACGGGTATTAGAAGGCTGCGCCATTGCGTCCATGAATATCCGCATTCCTGACGATTGTCAGGATCCATGGCGATCGAGCGAGTGATCCACCAGCCGCCATAGATGCCAACTTGCGTTGGCAAAGCGGGCTTTGTTTCGTCCCGCAATCCGCACACAGGGGCGAGCCCCTCTCCCGGACGCGGGAGAGGGGTTGGGGTGAGGGCACTAATGTTTGCATAGACGCGACTCCGTCACCCGCCGCACCCATCTCGCCCTCATCCCCGGCCCTTCTCGGGGCAATCGTATACGATTGCTTTTCCCTCGAAGCCCGCATCCGGGAGAAGGGGGCGCGGGAGGTTAGTCCAAGCCCAACTCGGCACATACGATCTGAAGTAAGTGATCCGGGCTGATCGCTAGGTCAGCTGGAACGCGGAGCACGCGCCAACCCGCTGCTTCGAGCCGCTCATCCCGAAGCGCATCACTGAGTTGGACCTGTTCTAGTTCGTGTATGCCACCATCGATTTCGATGACGAGCTTCTTTGATCGGATCGCGAAATCGACGGTCAATCCCTCAATCGGCACTTGCCGCCGCACAGCTATGCCACGTCTCCTCAATTGTCGAAGGGCCTCCCAGGCTTTACGTTCGGGAAAATTCGCGTCGCGGCGCAGGCGTCGCGCG
This DNA window, taken from Hyphomonas sp. Mor2, encodes the following:
- a CDS encoding DUF559 domain-containing protein, encoding MTRHAITRARRLRRDANFPERKAWEALRQLRRRGIAVRRQVPIEGLTVDFAIRSKKLVIEIDGGIHELEQVQLSDALRDERLEAAGWRVLRVPADLAISPDHLLQIVCAELGLD